In one Drosophila albomicans strain 15112-1751.03 chromosome X, ASM965048v2, whole genome shotgun sequence genomic region, the following are encoded:
- the LOC117577626 gene encoding N-acetylglucosamine-6-sulfatase-like isoform X1 — protein MKNFVVILSFICYIASISSSAQHLASPPNIILILSDDQDIELHGMHPLQQTLQLFKMFGSQFTHAFTTSPICCPSRASLLSGQYAHNHKTFNNSLNGGCNGEHWREKFEPRALPVLLKQHNYQTFYAGKYLNQYKGAEVPPGWQEFHGLHGNSRYYNYTLRENAQNVSYTDTYLTDLLTERAANFIRNAIRKKPVQQPFFAMIAPPAAHEPFTPAPRHAGSFADVYALRTPSFNVPHKDKHWLVGSSKHLSNAAVSTIDTYFQKRWETLLSVDEMMTTLVAVLNETQSLANTYIIYTSDNGYHLGQFAQPFDKRQPYETDIKVPLLVMGPDVPKNQFIHIPVSLLDLAPTILEWAGILVPDYMDGRSFKEELVAANKNLTLQTTMHERTLLIEYWGEGNDETFNPLCPWQRQDHLSQCSPVAECHCQDAWNNTYGCVRDFRYNLDRIYCEFQDTEHFVEVYDLSEDPYQLTNIVNDILPIEQATYSILLDKLRKCAGKKCSE, from the exons atg AAGAATTTTGTTGTAATACTGAGCTTTATTTGCTACATCGCCTCGATCTCGAGCAGCGCACAGCATTTAGCATCCCCACCGAACATCATTCTAATTCTGAGCGATGATCAGGATATCGAGTTGCACGGCATGCATCCGCTTCAACAGACATTACAACTGTTTAAGATGTTTGGTAGCCAGTTTACACATGCATTTACCACCTCTCCCATTTGTTGTCCGTCGAGGGCAAGCCTTTTATCGGGCCAATATGCCCACAACCACAAGACGTTCAACAATTCATTGAATGGTGGTTGCAATGGTGAGCATTGGCGTGAAAAATTCGAGCCTCGAGCATTGCCTGTACTATTGAAACAGCACAACTATCAAACGTTCTATgctggcaaatatttaaatcagtACAAGGGCGCTGAAGTTCCGCCTGGTTGGCAAGAATTTCATGGACTTCATGGCAACTCACGGTATTACAACTATACACTGCGAGAAAATGCACAAAACGTCAGCTACACGGACACATACTTAACCGATCTTCTAACAGAGCGCGCAGCTAACTTTATTCGAAATGCGATTCGAAAAAAACCGGTACAACAACCATTTTTTGCAATGATTGCTCCACCAGCTGCACATGAACCGTTTACACCAGCTCCACGTCATGCCGGTTCCTTTGCCGATGTTTATGCTCTGCGTACACCCAGCTTTAATGTTCCACATAAAG atAAGCACTGGCTCGTTGGGTCATCCAAACATCTGTCAAATGCTGCAGTCTCCACTATAgatacatattttcaaaagcGATGGGAGACACTTCTTTCAGTGGATGAGATGATGACGACTTTGGTGGCTGTGCTGAACGAAACGCAGAGCCTTGCAAATacctatattatatatacgtCGGATAATGGATATCATTTGGGTCAATTCGCACAGCCATTCGATAAACGACAACCTTACGAGACTGACATCAAGGTGCCTCTGCTCGTAATGGGCCCAGATGTGCCCAAAAACCAATTCATACACATTCCGGTCAGCTTATTGGATCTTGCGCCTACTATATTGGAATGGGCAGGCATTTTAGTTCCGGATTATATGGATGGTAGATCATTTAAGGAAGAATTAGTTGCAGCAAATAAGAATTTGACTTTGCAAACGACAATGCATGAACGCACTTTACTTATCGAATATTGGGGTGAAGGCAATGACGAAACATTTAATCCTTTGTGCCCATGGCAACGACAAGACCATTTATCCCAATGTTCTCCAGTCGCTGAATGTCATTGTCAAGATGCTTGGAATAATACATACGGTTGTGTTCGTGATTTCCGGTACAATCTCGATCGTATCTATTGCGAGTTTCAGGACACCGAG cATTTTGTGGAGGTTTATGATCTATCAGAGGATCCTTATCAACTGACAAATATTGTGAATGATATACTTCCAATTGAACAAGCCACATACAGTATCCTGCTCGATAAACTTAGGAAATGTGCTGGTAAAAAATGCAGTGAGTAA
- the LOC117577626 gene encoding N-acetylglucosamine-6-sulfatase-like isoform X2: MNFVVILSFICYIASISSSAQHLASPPNIILILSDDQDIELHGMHPLQQTLQLFKMFGSQFTHAFTTSPICCPSRASLLSGQYAHNHKTFNNSLNGGCNGEHWREKFEPRALPVLLKQHNYQTFYAGKYLNQYKGAEVPPGWQEFHGLHGNSRYYNYTLRENAQNVSYTDTYLTDLLTERAANFIRNAIRKKPVQQPFFAMIAPPAAHEPFTPAPRHAGSFADVYALRTPSFNVPHKDKHWLVGSSKHLSNAAVSTIDTYFQKRWETLLSVDEMMTTLVAVLNETQSLANTYIIYTSDNGYHLGQFAQPFDKRQPYETDIKVPLLVMGPDVPKNQFIHIPVSLLDLAPTILEWAGILVPDYMDGRSFKEELVAANKNLTLQTTMHERTLLIEYWGEGNDETFNPLCPWQRQDHLSQCSPVAECHCQDAWNNTYGCVRDFRYNLDRIYCEFQDTEHFVEVYDLSEDPYQLTNIVNDILPIEQATYSILLDKLRKCAGKKCSE, encoded by the exons atg AATTTTGTTGTAATACTGAGCTTTATTTGCTACATCGCCTCGATCTCGAGCAGCGCACAGCATTTAGCATCCCCACCGAACATCATTCTAATTCTGAGCGATGATCAGGATATCGAGTTGCACGGCATGCATCCGCTTCAACAGACATTACAACTGTTTAAGATGTTTGGTAGCCAGTTTACACATGCATTTACCACCTCTCCCATTTGTTGTCCGTCGAGGGCAAGCCTTTTATCGGGCCAATATGCCCACAACCACAAGACGTTCAACAATTCATTGAATGGTGGTTGCAATGGTGAGCATTGGCGTGAAAAATTCGAGCCTCGAGCATTGCCTGTACTATTGAAACAGCACAACTATCAAACGTTCTATgctggcaaatatttaaatcagtACAAGGGCGCTGAAGTTCCGCCTGGTTGGCAAGAATTTCATGGACTTCATGGCAACTCACGGTATTACAACTATACACTGCGAGAAAATGCACAAAACGTCAGCTACACGGACACATACTTAACCGATCTTCTAACAGAGCGCGCAGCTAACTTTATTCGAAATGCGATTCGAAAAAAACCGGTACAACAACCATTTTTTGCAATGATTGCTCCACCAGCTGCACATGAACCGTTTACACCAGCTCCACGTCATGCCGGTTCCTTTGCCGATGTTTATGCTCTGCGTACACCCAGCTTTAATGTTCCACATAAAG atAAGCACTGGCTCGTTGGGTCATCCAAACATCTGTCAAATGCTGCAGTCTCCACTATAgatacatattttcaaaagcGATGGGAGACACTTCTTTCAGTGGATGAGATGATGACGACTTTGGTGGCTGTGCTGAACGAAACGCAGAGCCTTGCAAATacctatattatatatacgtCGGATAATGGATATCATTTGGGTCAATTCGCACAGCCATTCGATAAACGACAACCTTACGAGACTGACATCAAGGTGCCTCTGCTCGTAATGGGCCCAGATGTGCCCAAAAACCAATTCATACACATTCCGGTCAGCTTATTGGATCTTGCGCCTACTATATTGGAATGGGCAGGCATTTTAGTTCCGGATTATATGGATGGTAGATCATTTAAGGAAGAATTAGTTGCAGCAAATAAGAATTTGACTTTGCAAACGACAATGCATGAACGCACTTTACTTATCGAATATTGGGGTGAAGGCAATGACGAAACATTTAATCCTTTGTGCCCATGGCAACGACAAGACCATTTATCCCAATGTTCTCCAGTCGCTGAATGTCATTGTCAAGATGCTTGGAATAATACATACGGTTGTGTTCGTGATTTCCGGTACAATCTCGATCGTATCTATTGCGAGTTTCAGGACACCGAG cATTTTGTGGAGGTTTATGATCTATCAGAGGATCCTTATCAACTGACAAATATTGTGAATGATATACTTCCAATTGAACAAGCCACATACAGTATCCTGCTCGATAAACTTAGGAAATGTGCTGGTAAAAAATGCAGTGAGTAA